Proteins encoded together in one Microbacterium sp. ABRD28 window:
- a CDS encoding VOC family protein, whose amino-acid sequence MFTTDHAFPGFSVDDIEAARRFYGDTLGMTVSDNDMGFLVLDVASGGRVLIYDKPNHEPASYTILNFPVRDLGAAVDDLNARGVNTKIYSDDEFPTDHRGIVHATDNGPDIAWFRDPAGNVLAVFQDDDLPG is encoded by the coding sequence ATGTTCACCACCGACCACGCTTTCCCCGGCTTCAGCGTCGACGACATCGAGGCGGCGCGCCGCTTCTACGGCGACACGCTGGGCATGACGGTCTCCGACAACGACATGGGCTTCCTCGTGCTCGACGTCGCCTCGGGCGGCCGGGTGCTGATCTACGACAAGCCGAATCACGAGCCCGCAAGTTACACGATCCTGAACTTCCCGGTGCGAGACCTCGGCGCCGCCGTCGACGACCTGAACGCGCGCGGAGTGAACACGAAGATCTACTCCGACGACGAGTTCCCCACCGATCACCGCGGCATCGTCCACGCCACCGACAACGGGCCCGACATCGCCTGGTTCCGAGACCCGGCCGGCAACGTGCTCGCCGTCTTCCAAGACGACGATCTGCCCGGATGA
- a CDS encoding TetR/AcrR family transcriptional regulator, which produces MTPPSPASDVTRQRILDAAVACFARDGFACSVRTIAAEAGVSAALVIHHFTDKAGLRRACDAAALHAVTHKGSPDDEASRRSAAEHLTPHVRYIARALIEGGDGAAAVFDALVASSDRVLDTEGMVADATAAAREDARVALTAYSLAPLLLGGLIARRFEREEVDADVLLRLHSGLAAIGPLLARGVRP; this is translated from the coding sequence GTGACACCTCCCTCCCCGGCTTCCGACGTCACGCGCCAGCGCATCCTCGATGCCGCGGTGGCGTGCTTCGCCCGCGACGGGTTCGCCTGCTCCGTCCGCACGATCGCCGCCGAGGCGGGCGTGAGCGCGGCGCTGGTCATCCACCACTTCACCGACAAAGCCGGCCTTCGTCGCGCCTGCGACGCCGCCGCGCTCCACGCCGTGACCCACAAGGGCTCACCCGACGACGAGGCGAGCCGCCGGTCCGCGGCGGAACACCTGACGCCTCACGTCCGCTACATCGCACGCGCGTTGATCGAGGGCGGCGACGGCGCAGCCGCGGTGTTCGACGCGCTCGTCGCGTCGTCCGATCGCGTCCTCGACACCGAGGGGATGGTCGCCGACGCCACAGCGGCGGCGCGAGAGGACGCCCGCGTCGCGCTCACCGCCTATTCGCTCGCCCCCCTTCTCCTCGGCGGCCTCATTGCCCGCCGCTTCGAACGAGAAGAGGTCGACGCCGACGTGCTCCTGCGCCTCCACAGCGGTCTGGCGGCCATCGGCCCGCTCCTCGCCCGCGGGGTTCGACCGTGA
- a CDS encoding glycosyltransferase has translation MKLLLLTAGSRGDVEPFAALARRARERGHEVTLAIPDNSGVDLDGLQTASLGADFQAMIAAQGTSIRQAMRNFSSVVRPTMRAVIVGSAQIGLAHGADAVIAHPKVLSAPLIAARLGAKLFAVETVPTTVPTRDFPAAGTVSFDLGPLNRLTYRAGGAAASMFRRELREAARVLGDPRPRAPRATLLPISPLILSRPADWPPTAHLTGAWSGRSDGRSDAAVAAFLARGPSVSVGFGSMAQGDPLARGAAFVAAARERGRQTLVLRGWGGADVPPELRGDDVLVIDDAPHDQVFPFVDVAVHHGGAGTAQAAVRAGTPSVIVPFLADQPFWARTLQARGLAAAPLSRRRVTARHAGDAIDEALRCRPRAAELGPLVAAEDGTGRAFELIEEA, from the coding sequence GTGAAGCTCCTCCTGCTCACAGCGGGGTCGCGCGGAGACGTCGAGCCCTTCGCCGCACTGGCTCGCCGGGCTCGGGAGCGCGGCCACGAGGTCACGCTCGCGATCCCGGACAACTCCGGCGTCGACCTCGACGGGCTTCAGACGGCCTCGCTGGGAGCGGACTTCCAGGCGATGATCGCCGCTCAGGGAACATCCATCCGCCAGGCCATGCGGAACTTCTCCTCGGTCGTCCGCCCGACCATGCGGGCGGTGATCGTCGGGTCGGCGCAGATCGGGCTCGCCCACGGAGCCGACGCGGTCATCGCCCACCCGAAGGTGCTCTCGGCTCCCCTCATCGCGGCGCGCCTCGGGGCGAAGCTGTTCGCCGTCGAAACCGTGCCCACCACCGTTCCCACCCGCGACTTCCCGGCCGCGGGAACGGTGTCGTTCGACCTGGGTCCCCTCAACCGCCTCACCTACCGCGCGGGCGGGGCCGCGGCGTCGATGTTCCGGCGAGAGCTGCGCGAGGCGGCGCGGGTGCTCGGCGATCCTCGGCCGCGGGCGCCCCGGGCCACACTTCTTCCGATCAGCCCACTGATCCTCTCGCGCCCGGCCGACTGGCCTCCGACAGCTCATCTCACGGGCGCCTGGAGCGGCCGCTCCGACGGGCGATCGGATGCCGCGGTGGCGGCGTTCCTGGCCCGCGGACCCTCGGTGTCGGTCGGCTTCGGGTCGATGGCACAGGGCGATCCGCTCGCGCGGGGTGCGGCGTTCGTCGCGGCGGCGCGCGAGCGCGGACGGCAGACCCTGGTGCTCCGCGGCTGGGGAGGTGCCGACGTGCCGCCCGAACTGCGGGGCGACGACGTGCTGGTCATCGACGACGCTCCGCACGACCAGGTGTTCCCCTTCGTCGACGTGGCGGTGCATCACGGTGGTGCGGGGACCGCCCAGGCCGCCGTGCGCGCCGGCACACCGTCGGTGATCGTGCCGTTCCTGGCGGATCAACCCTTCTGGGCCCGGACGCTGCAGGCTCGCGGCCTCGCTGCCGCCCCGCTCTCCCGGCGCCGGGTGACAGCGCGGCACGCGGGTGACGCCATCGACGAGGCCCTCCGGTGCCGGCCGCGCGCGGCCGAGCTCGGCCCCCTCGTCGCGGCGGAGGACGGCACCGGCCGCGCTTTCGAGCTGATCGAGGAGGCGTAG
- a CDS encoding winged helix-turn-helix domain-containing protein: MSGGRVELRPGDPETEARMRALSSPLRLRVLRLCAFEARTNKELAELLGVNPGTMLHHVRTLVNTGYLAPEPERAGAQGAREVPYRATGLSWRTSMPGGSHVLVETFLQQIEGVADDDLDTTWLGLKLNDAHREELQERLYALVNEFKERGPDPDGETYSLFTVLHPDKNPPAAHT, from the coding sequence GTGAGCGGCGGACGGGTGGAGCTGCGCCCCGGCGATCCTGAGACCGAGGCGCGGATGCGCGCGCTCAGCTCGCCTCTGCGTCTCCGGGTGCTGCGCCTGTGCGCGTTCGAGGCGCGCACGAACAAGGAGCTCGCAGAGCTGCTCGGGGTGAACCCCGGGACGATGCTCCACCACGTGCGGACCCTGGTGAACACCGGCTATCTCGCCCCCGAGCCCGAGCGCGCCGGTGCGCAGGGCGCGCGAGAGGTGCCCTACCGGGCGACCGGCCTGTCGTGGCGGACCTCGATGCCGGGGGGCTCGCACGTGCTGGTCGAGACGTTTCTGCAGCAGATCGAGGGGGTCGCCGACGATGACCTCGACACGACGTGGCTGGGGCTGAAGCTCAACGACGCCCACAGGGAAGAGCTGCAGGAGCGGCTCTACGCGCTGGTGAACGAGTTCAAGGAGCGCGGACCCGACCCCGACGGCGAGACGTACTCGCTCTTCACGGTCCTGCACCCCGACAAGAACCCGCCCGCCGCGCACACGTGA
- a CDS encoding MFS transporter codes for MSQSVAVDTAAKGSLWRDRNFLTMWTGQAFSQFGSQITELAIPVLAVILLQATEWEVGVLNAANVAAFLIVGLPAGAWIDRMRKRHVMIWADLVRALALGSLPLLWFAGILEIWHLIAVALVMGVATVFFDVSYQSLIPSLVRPGQIAEANGKLEATHQVAGLAGPAVGGWLVGVLAAPVAILATVATYLASFVALLFTRDHEPPHERESRRPLHREIGEGLGWVFGNPLLRRIVCTTGTANFFGTIATTLLPIFVLRELGLSPEMLGIVFSLSAVGGLLGAIATPHIVKLIGEARAIPISAIIFCLVPFFLPAISLVPELAFPLLVIQFFALSFSVLLYNITQVTFRQRITPARLLGRMNASIRFVVWGVMPIAALVAGALGTWIGTVPTLWIAAAGELLSCLFVVIGPFWGMRELPDAHADA; via the coding sequence ATGTCTCAATCAGTCGCGGTCGACACCGCAGCGAAAGGATCGCTCTGGCGTGACCGCAACTTCCTCACGATGTGGACCGGGCAGGCGTTCAGCCAGTTCGGCTCGCAGATCACCGAACTCGCGATTCCGGTGCTCGCCGTCATCCTCCTGCAGGCGACCGAGTGGGAGGTCGGCGTCCTGAACGCCGCCAACGTCGCCGCGTTCCTCATCGTCGGCCTGCCCGCCGGCGCCTGGATCGATCGGATGCGAAAGCGCCACGTCATGATCTGGGCCGACCTGGTCAGGGCGCTCGCGCTCGGCTCGCTGCCGCTGCTGTGGTTCGCCGGGATCCTCGAGATCTGGCACCTCATCGCCGTCGCGCTCGTGATGGGTGTCGCCACCGTCTTCTTCGATGTGTCGTACCAGAGCCTCATCCCCTCGCTCGTACGGCCGGGCCAGATCGCCGAGGCCAACGGCAAGCTCGAGGCGACCCACCAGGTCGCGGGGCTCGCGGGGCCGGCGGTGGGCGGCTGGCTCGTGGGCGTCCTCGCCGCCCCCGTCGCGATCCTCGCCACGGTGGCCACCTACCTCGCCTCCTTCGTCGCCCTGCTGTTCACCCGCGACCACGAACCGCCCCACGAGCGCGAGAGCCGCCGTCCGTTGCACCGCGAGATCGGCGAGGGACTCGGCTGGGTGTTCGGCAATCCGCTGCTCCGCCGCATCGTCTGCACGACCGGCACCGCGAACTTCTTCGGCACGATCGCCACGACGCTGCTGCCGATCTTCGTGCTGCGCGAGCTCGGTCTCTCCCCCGAGATGCTCGGCATCGTGTTCTCGCTCTCGGCCGTCGGGGGCCTCCTCGGCGCCATCGCGACGCCGCACATCGTGAAGCTCATCGGCGAGGCGCGCGCCATCCCGATCAGCGCCATCATCTTCTGCCTGGTGCCGTTCTTCCTCCCCGCGATCTCGCTCGTCCCCGAGCTCGCCTTCCCCCTGCTGGTCATCCAGTTCTTCGCGCTGAGCTTCTCGGTGCTGCTCTACAACATCACGCAGGTCACATTCCGGCAGCGCATCACCCCCGCGCGCCTGCTCGGGCGGATGAATGCCTCGATCCGCTTCGTCGTCTGGGGCGTGATGCCGATCGCCGCACTCGTCGCCGGCGCCCTCGGCACCTGGATCGGCACAGTGCCGACCCTGTGGATCGCCGCAGCCGGCGAACTGCTGTCGTGCCTGTTCGTGGTGATCGGCCCCTTCTGGGGGATGCGAGAGCTGCCCGACGCGCACGCAGACGCCTAG
- a CDS encoding type III polyketide synthase yields MVARILSIGTAVPATALAQSDVRDFFVRQPGVDRLTGRLIGAAFDAAAIDRRHTVLHEFGSVGEAAAPAAPGGGFISAAGALNRPSTGDRNAAYTALAPELSARAARAALEDGGVAASDVSHVVTVSCTGFFAPGPDYRLVRDLGLSTTVERYHLGFIGCAAALPGLRAAARICAAQPEAVVLVVCTELCSLHIRASDDPQQIVAASVFADGSAAAIVTARADLAAGAPGATLELDRFATTLTSEGESDMVWTIGDEGFLMTLSAEVPRIIGREIRNAVGGFLGGEQPTTWAVHPGGRSVLDRVEQGLELSDTALDESRAVLRDYGNMSSATILFILQRLLQSDLGEGDRVAALAFGPGLTVESALLTARTGGHA; encoded by the coding sequence ATGGTCGCACGCATCCTCTCCATCGGCACGGCGGTTCCCGCCACCGCGCTCGCCCAGAGCGATGTGCGCGACTTCTTCGTCCGGCAGCCCGGCGTCGACCGGCTCACCGGCCGGCTGATCGGCGCCGCCTTCGACGCCGCGGCGATCGATCGCCGGCACACCGTCCTGCACGAGTTCGGGTCGGTCGGAGAAGCGGCCGCGCCGGCCGCCCCCGGCGGCGGGTTCATCAGCGCCGCAGGAGCCCTCAACCGGCCGTCGACGGGCGACCGCAACGCCGCCTACACGGCGCTCGCACCCGAACTCTCCGCGCGGGCCGCACGCGCCGCGCTCGAGGACGGCGGGGTCGCGGCATCCGATGTCTCCCATGTCGTGACCGTCTCCTGCACGGGCTTCTTCGCGCCGGGCCCGGACTACCGGCTCGTCCGCGATCTGGGGCTGAGCACAACCGTCGAGCGGTATCACCTCGGGTTCATCGGTTGTGCGGCGGCGCTTCCCGGGCTTCGTGCGGCCGCGCGGATCTGCGCGGCCCAGCCGGAGGCCGTCGTGCTGGTCGTGTGCACCGAGCTCTGCTCGCTGCACATCCGCGCCTCGGACGACCCGCAGCAGATCGTGGCCGCGTCGGTGTTCGCCGATGGATCGGCCGCAGCGATCGTCACTGCCCGCGCTGATCTGGCGGCCGGGGCACCCGGCGCGACGCTCGAGCTCGACCGCTTCGCCACGACGCTGACCAGTGAGGGCGAGTCCGACATGGTCTGGACGATCGGCGACGAGGGCTTCCTCATGACCCTCTCGGCCGAAGTCCCCCGCATCATCGGACGCGAGATCCGGAACGCCGTCGGGGGATTCCTCGGCGGCGAACAGCCGACGACGTGGGCCGTGCACCCCGGCGGTCGAAGCGTGCTCGACCGGGTCGAGCAGGGTCTCGAGCTCTCGGATACCGCTCTCGACGAGTCGCGCGCGGTGCTGCGCGACTACGGCAACATGTCGAGCGCGACGATCCTGTTCATCCTTCAGCGATTGCTGCAGAGCGATCTGGGCGAGGGTGACCGCGTGGCGGCGCTCGCCTTCGGCCCGGGATTGACCGTGGAATCGGCTCTGCTCACCGCGCGCACCGGCGGGCACGCGTGA
- a CDS encoding methyltransferase domain-containing protein: protein MTLAVRDTQLRELMDDPACDLSRLNATLRRFAVVNRLVSGWGAVYRSRVAPYLRGLGRPARVLDLGCGGGDVIARLAALARRDGLAAEWLGVDPDERAVSVATRYAGSGIRFEATDSGTLRSRGDRFDLVLSNHVLHHLDPAAFAAFRDDSLALVQGPSGGVVLHGDIARGHLAYGLYAVGITPLAPGSFLRTDGLRSIRRSYTAPELAAALGPGWRVEQPAPFRVLAVAEARHA, encoded by the coding sequence GTGACCCTCGCGGTGCGCGACACGCAGTTGCGGGAGCTCATGGACGACCCCGCGTGCGATCTCTCGCGCCTGAATGCGACCCTCCGCCGCTTCGCGGTGGTCAACCGCCTGGTATCGGGATGGGGCGCCGTGTACCGGTCACGGGTCGCGCCGTATCTGCGCGGGCTCGGACGCCCGGCCCGGGTGCTCGATCTCGGATGCGGCGGGGGCGACGTCATCGCCCGGCTCGCCGCGCTCGCGCGCCGTGACGGGCTGGCGGCCGAGTGGCTCGGCGTCGACCCCGATGAGCGGGCGGTGTCGGTCGCGACGCGGTATGCCGGTTCGGGCATACGGTTCGAGGCCACCGACTCGGGCACGCTGCGATCACGCGGCGACCGGTTCGACCTCGTGCTCTCCAACCACGTGCTGCACCACCTCGACCCGGCCGCGTTCGCGGCGTTCCGCGATGATTCGCTCGCACTGGTTCAGGGACCTTCCGGCGGCGTCGTGCTGCACGGCGACATCGCCCGCGGGCACCTGGCGTACGGGCTGTATGCCGTGGGGATCACGCCGCTCGCCCCGGGCTCGTTCCTGCGGACGGACGGGCTCCGCAGCATCCGTCGCTCGTATACCGCCCCCGAGCTCGCAGCCGCCCTCGGGCCGGGGTGGCGGGTCGAACAGCCGGCACCGTTCCGGGTGCTGGCCGTGGCGGAGGCCCGCCATGCCTGA
- a CDS encoding NAD(P)/FAD-dependent oxidoreductase: MPDVVVVGAGPVGLLAAAELRRLGCDVTVIERRPVAGPGSRAIGLHSPSLAALEPGGYTERLLAEALRVDRGEARADGEVLGVVRFDRLSRRFPFVATLPQAATERVLTDAAPDVDRGVTVRGVVAERAAVRIDVERAEGPGEMRAAVVVVASGAGARDLVYRPGAVAVREYADRYLMSDAPAGGRPVAEVHLDRGGVLESFPMPGGLRRFVAWDPSPDEDAPAARTARLRAAVADRVGADEAASITGATSFRVRRAVAPRLRRGRVVVIGDAAHEVSPIGGQGMNLGLLDAATLAPLVAAWARRGDAPDAELARWERRRVASARRAAMLASLNTGLGRPLGAAGDRARRAALRVLLAGPGGRAFAHAYAMGLDLDA, encoded by the coding sequence ATGCCTGACGTCGTCGTCGTGGGCGCCGGACCCGTCGGTCTGCTGGCAGCCGCCGAGCTGCGACGCCTCGGCTGCGACGTCACGGTGATCGAGCGTCGGCCGGTCGCGGGGCCCGGATCACGGGCGATCGGGCTTCATTCGCCGTCGCTTGCCGCCCTCGAACCGGGGGGATACACCGAGCGCCTGCTCGCCGAGGCGCTGCGCGTGGATCGGGGGGAGGCGCGCGCGGACGGCGAGGTGCTGGGGGTGGTGCGCTTCGATCGGCTGTCGCGCCGCTTCCCCTTCGTCGCGACCCTGCCCCAGGCCGCGACCGAACGGGTTCTGACGGATGCCGCGCCGGACGTGGACCGGGGGGTCACCGTGCGAGGTGTCGTGGCCGAGCGCGCGGCGGTCCGGATCGATGTCGAGCGGGCAGAGGGGCCCGGCGAGATGCGCGCGGCGGTGGTGGTCGTGGCCTCGGGGGCGGGGGCGCGCGATCTCGTCTACCGCCCCGGCGCCGTCGCCGTGCGCGAATACGCCGACCGGTATCTCATGTCCGACGCACCGGCCGGCGGCCGGCCGGTCGCCGAGGTGCACCTCGACCGCGGGGGCGTTCTGGAGTCGTTCCCGATGCCGGGTGGACTGCGCCGGTTCGTCGCGTGGGATCCGTCGCCTGACGAAGACGCCCCCGCCGCGCGGACCGCTCGGCTGCGGGCGGCCGTCGCCGACCGCGTCGGGGCGGATGAGGCAGCCTCGATCACGGGGGCGACGTCGTTCCGGGTGCGCCGGGCCGTCGCGCCGCGGCTGCGACGCGGGAGGGTCGTGGTGATCGGCGACGCGGCCCACGAGGTCAGCCCGATCGGCGGGCAGGGGATGAACCTCGGGCTGCTGGATGCCGCCACGCTCGCACCGCTCGTTGCGGCGTGGGCGCGGCGCGGCGACGCGCCCGATGCCGAGCTCGCGCGATGGGAGCGGCGCCGGGTCGCCTCCGCGCGGCGCGCGGCCATGCTGGCGTCGCTCAACACCGGGCTCGGGCGACCGCTCGGCGCAGCCGGGGATCGGGCGCGCCGAGCGGCGCTGCGCGTGCTCCTCGCGGGGCCGGGTGGTCGCGCGTTCGCCCACGCCTACGCGATGGGCCTCGACCTCGACGCGTGA
- a CDS encoding DUF2255 family protein, whose protein sequence is MSFSDVVNHLDATQVVAIITRRQDGSPTATPIWAVVIDGVPYVRSAYGEKAWWYRHVTAGREVAFAMRDGAVAERDKEAALELPRERVALEPVPVDDPINDRIDEALWAKYADAPSSVEETITPRARACTFRVVAP, encoded by the coding sequence GTGAGCTTCTCCGATGTCGTGAACCACCTCGACGCGACGCAGGTCGTCGCGATCATCACCCGCCGCCAGGACGGGTCGCCCACCGCCACCCCGATCTGGGCCGTCGTGATCGACGGCGTTCCCTATGTGCGCTCCGCCTACGGCGAGAAGGCGTGGTGGTATCGCCACGTGACGGCCGGTCGCGAGGTCGCGTTCGCAATGCGCGACGGCGCGGTGGCCGAACGCGACAAGGAAGCCGCCCTCGAGCTTCCGCGTGAGCGCGTCGCGCTCGAGCCCGTGCCTGTCGACGACCCGATCAACGACCGCATCGACGAGGCTCTCTGGGCGAAGTACGCCGACGCGCCCTCATCGGTCGAGGAGACGATCACTCCGCGCGCCCGCGCCTGCACCTTCCGCGTCGTCGCCCCCTGA
- a CDS encoding DUF4166 domain-containing protein yields the protein MSMFAEVLGSDFTRLHPMMQRRFGVGLASAEACVGRGVMSSIRRGPWWTVPFLHIGRLRNILVPDVGENVPFVIENYPYRDPFGRETVTFVREYAVRGTRRRFDATMIRDANRIVDYLGTHQHLAVDLDLAVDDRGGLELRSDAQRFYEGPVAFSFPMLFSGRAVLREWFDESDERFHVDLEVRNARFGFLFGYRGSFTCEWMPATDAPPRLKPRRHERRT from the coding sequence ATGTCGATGTTCGCCGAGGTGCTTGGGAGCGACTTCACCCGATTGCATCCCATGATGCAGCGGCGCTTCGGGGTGGGGCTCGCGTCGGCCGAGGCGTGCGTCGGGCGCGGGGTGATGTCATCCATCCGGCGAGGACCGTGGTGGACCGTGCCGTTCCTCCACATCGGCCGGCTCCGCAACATCCTCGTCCCCGATGTCGGCGAGAACGTGCCGTTCGTCATCGAGAACTATCCCTACCGGGATCCGTTCGGGCGTGAGACGGTCACCTTCGTGCGCGAATACGCCGTGCGCGGCACGCGACGGCGGTTCGACGCCACGATGATCCGAGACGCCAACCGCATCGTGGACTACCTCGGCACTCACCAGCACCTCGCGGTCGACCTAGACCTCGCCGTCGACGACCGCGGCGGGCTCGAGCTGCGGTCGGACGCGCAGCGGTTCTACGAGGGCCCGGTCGCGTTCTCGTTCCCGATGCTCTTCAGCGGCCGGGCGGTCCTGAGGGAGTGGTTCGACGAGTCGGACGAGCGCTTCCACGTCGATCTCGAGGTGCGAAACGCTCGGTTCGGCTTCCTCTTCGGCTATCGCGGGAGCTTCACGTGTGAATGGATGCCGGCGACCGACGCTCCGCCGAGGCTCAAGCCCCGGCGGCACGAGCGCCGGACCTGA
- a CDS encoding SRPBCC family protein — translation MDRIYVETAIAADVETVWRLTQDPVSHARWDIRFSRIDPDPRPESDATTPTRFRYERRTPLHTVRGTGVSVGERQRADGTRTSALRFHTRDRLSPIRSGHGFWRYVPDGDRTVFLTGYDYTPGWGPLDLIVRPLLGWATAWSFDRLRIWIETGVPPERWPLVSVVWWWRRDRPRAARCARTPTRARRGSGVATAPATLEALPDPKDGA, via the coding sequence ATGGACCGGATCTACGTCGAGACGGCGATCGCCGCGGACGTCGAGACGGTATGGCGCTTGACCCAGGACCCCGTCTCACACGCTCGCTGGGACATCCGCTTCTCGCGCATCGATCCGGATCCGCGTCCGGAATCGGATGCCACGACGCCGACCCGTTTCCGATACGAGCGGCGCACGCCGTTGCACACGGTGCGCGGCACCGGCGTCAGCGTCGGGGAACGCCAACGTGCCGACGGCACCCGGACGTCGGCCCTGCGATTCCACACGCGAGACCGACTCTCGCCGATCCGTTCCGGTCACGGCTTCTGGCGGTACGTGCCCGACGGGGATCGCACCGTCTTCCTGACCGGATACGACTACACGCCCGGGTGGGGGCCGCTCGACCTGATCGTCCGCCCGCTCCTCGGCTGGGCGACGGCGTGGAGCTTCGACCGGCTCCGGATCTGGATCGAGACCGGGGTCCCGCCCGAGCGGTGGCCCCTGGTGAGCGTCGTGTGGTGGTGGCGGCGTGACCGCCCGCGCGCGGCGAGGTGCGCGAGGACGCCGACCCGTGCCCGTCGTGGATCGGGCGTCGCCACGGCGCCGGCGACCCTCGAGGCTCTTCCCGACCCGAAGGATGGCGCGTGA